A window of the Mucilaginibacter sp. cycad4 genome harbors these coding sequences:
- a CDS encoding aspartyl protease family protein, protein MLHKLYYNLRHPGALWLAFVLTFCLTTTARAQYFDLDVHKKKVNIPFKLERNLMIIQLKINHKGPFNFILDTGVGLMIITDPKLADSISIPNKRTLKIPGLGEGEDSEAYVTSTLDVAIPGLVSYDVAAAILKKDIFNLSGYAGMPIHGLLGYEFFNNLAVKISFQDSVVTVCRPKDLKPFRKANKIHMSVEDRKAYVDARVIMPGIAPINAKLVVDLGAGHPVSIERYIKTYGLPQKFIASANLGIGLNGPINGFISRMDEFNLGKFRLKKVLASFPDDGNNQINLSVKRDGNLGVGILKRFTVILDYPDSAMYLKPGSTYNDPFEHDMSGLEYYAAGDHLDRIVISRVEPGSAADEIGLERDDEIISVNFKPVSRMNLQDIDELFKSKDDRSLLLEVYHDKRVDKVVLTLKRRI, encoded by the coding sequence TTGTTACACAAGTTATATTATAATTTACGCCATCCGGGAGCATTGTGGCTGGCATTTGTGTTAACATTTTGCCTTACAACCACAGCCCGGGCCCAGTACTTTGATCTTGATGTGCACAAAAAAAAGGTGAATATTCCGTTTAAGCTGGAACGTAACCTGATGATCATTCAACTCAAGATCAACCACAAAGGGCCCTTTAACTTTATATTGGATACCGGCGTAGGCCTCATGATCATAACCGATCCTAAATTAGCCGATTCCATCAGTATTCCTAATAAACGTACATTAAAAATCCCGGGACTTGGCGAAGGGGAAGATTCTGAAGCTTATGTAACCTCAACGTTAGATGTCGCCATACCCGGGCTGGTTAGCTACGATGTTGCCGCCGCCATACTAAAAAAAGATATCTTTAACCTTTCGGGTTATGCAGGCATGCCCATTCATGGTTTGTTAGGCTACGAGTTTTTTAATAACCTGGCTGTAAAGATCAGTTTCCAGGACAGCGTAGTTACCGTTTGCAGGCCCAAAGACCTTAAACCTTTCAGAAAAGCAAATAAGATCCATATGTCTGTTGAAGACAGGAAGGCCTACGTAGATGCCCGGGTTATCATGCCGGGCATAGCGCCTATCAACGCCAAACTGGTTGTTGACCTTGGGGCCGGGCACCCGGTATCAATTGAACGCTACATCAAAACCTATGGCCTTCCGCAAAAATTCATTGCGTCGGCTAACCTTGGTATCGGTTTAAACGGGCCAATAAACGGCTTTATAAGCCGGATGGACGAATTTAATTTAGGTAAGTTCAGGCTGAAAAAGGTATTAGCATCATTTCCTGATGATGGCAACAACCAAATCAACCTGTCGGTGAAGCGCGATGGAAACCTCGGCGTAGGGATCTTAAAGCGGTTTACCGTTATTCTTGATTATCCGGATAGTGCCATGTATTTAAAACCCGGCTCAACCTATAACGATCCGTTTGAGCATGACATGAGCGGCCTTGAGTATTATGCCGCGGGCGATCACCTGGACAGGATCGTTATCAGCCGCGTAGAGCCCGGTTCGGCAGCCGATGAAATTGGCCTTGAGCGCGACGACGAAATAATATCGGTAAATTTTAAACCCGTTTCAAGAATGAACCTACAGGATATTGATGAATTATTCAAATCAAAGGATGACAGGAGCCTGCTGCTGGAGGTATACCATGATAAACGGGTTGATAAAGTTGTGTTAACATTAAAACGCAGGATATAA
- a CDS encoding D-alanyl-D-alanine carboxypeptidase has product MRKSTISFLLIVCVLSLCCDTIYARSIKKRKVKKLFKHSQVVNDHFTGFALYDLDEHKMIYELNADKYFTPASNTKLFTFYTCLKMLGDSIPALRYQTRGDSLIFWGTGDPSFLHSDLKGVNGLNFLKGSGKHLFYSPGNYTGEFFGAGWGWDDYNDYYQAEITALPIEDNVARLYADDDGNMQVKPQYLKRFLNADVNYRPNQFKVKRDFISNNFVYPAGEVPKNYKQEIPWKTSLQLTMALLQDTLKKQVSLLQEPITADARVVYNTNADSVYRRMLQPSDNFIAEQLLLVCSSVKFNTLNTDSVINYSKTHFLNDLPDVPQWVDGSGLSRYNLFTPRDLVALLLKIHDEVKDENLLHSMMPIGGVAGTIKSAYKTDNGQPFVWAKTGSLSNNHNQSGYIVTRKGKRLAFAFMNNNFTRPAREIRDEMVRIMTYIHDKF; this is encoded by the coding sequence ATGCGAAAGTCAACAATTTCATTTCTGTTAATTGTTTGTGTTTTATCCCTTTGTTGTGATACTATTTATGCGCGTTCAATAAAAAAACGAAAGGTTAAAAAGCTGTTTAAGCATTCGCAGGTTGTTAATGATCATTTTACCGGGTTCGCTCTTTATGATCTGGACGAGCATAAAATGATATATGAATTAAATGCCGATAAATACTTTACACCGGCATCCAATACTAAGCTTTTTACTTTTTATACCTGTTTGAAAATGCTTGGCGATTCTATCCCGGCATTGCGTTACCAAACCCGCGGTGATTCGCTGATATTTTGGGGCACCGGCGACCCCTCCTTTTTGCACAGCGATTTGAAAGGGGTAAACGGGCTTAATTTTTTGAAGGGCAGTGGTAAACACCTTTTTTATTCGCCCGGTAACTATACCGGCGAGTTTTTTGGTGCAGGATGGGGCTGGGACGATTACAATGATTATTACCAGGCCGAAATAACCGCCCTGCCCATTGAAGATAACGTTGCCCGGCTTTACGCTGATGATGACGGCAATATGCAGGTAAAACCCCAATATTTAAAACGGTTTTTAAATGCCGATGTTAATTATCGCCCGAATCAGTTTAAAGTTAAGCGCGATTTTATCAGCAATAATTTTGTGTACCCTGCCGGGGAGGTCCCTAAAAACTACAAACAGGAAATCCCATGGAAAACAAGCCTGCAGCTTACCATGGCCCTGTTACAGGATACCCTCAAAAAACAGGTATCCTTATTACAGGAACCCATAACTGCCGATGCCCGGGTTGTTTATAATACCAATGCCGATTCCGTTTACCGGCGGATGCTGCAGCCGAGCGATAACTTTATTGCCGAACAATTACTGCTGGTGTGCTCGTCAGTAAAGTTTAATACCCTCAATACCGATTCGGTGATCAATTACTCAAAAACACATTTTTTGAATGATTTGCCCGATGTGCCGCAATGGGTTGATGGCTCGGGACTGTCGCGCTATAATTTGTTTACCCCCAGGGATCTTGTGGCCCTGCTGCTCAAAATTCACGATGAGGTAAAAGATGAAAACCTGTTACATAGCATGATGCCGATAGGCGGCGTAGCGGGTACAATTAAAAGCGCCTATAAAACCGATAACGGGCAGCCCTTTGTTTGGGCAAAAACGGGCTCGTTAAGCAACAATCACAACCAAAGCGGCTATATAGTTACCCGCAAAGGCAAACGCCTGGCTTTTGCATTCATGAACAACAACTTTACCCGGCCAGCCCGCGAAATAAGGGATGAAATGGTAAGGATCATGACGTATATACATGATAAGTTTTAA
- the efp gene encoding elongation factor P, protein MAKASDVKNGNVLRFNGELVQVEEFLHRTPGNLRAFYQARMRNVKSGKLVEYRFRTDEEVDIARVETNDYQYLYDEGDSLVVMDNTTYDQHNVPKALFGPAVKFLKEGMNVIVAFESDEPIMGSIPGSAELEITYTEPAVKGDTSSGALKNATVETGAEIRVPLFINIGDKVKVDTATGAYVERVKG, encoded by the coding sequence ATGGCTAAGGCATCAGATGTTAAAAATGGAAATGTACTTCGCTTCAACGGCGAATTAGTTCAGGTTGAGGAGTTTTTACACCGTACCCCGGGCAACTTACGCGCGTTTTACCAGGCCCGTATGCGCAACGTTAAATCAGGCAAACTGGTTGAATACCGTTTCCGTACCGATGAAGAGGTTGACATAGCCCGCGTTGAAACCAATGATTATCAATACCTGTATGATGAAGGCGATTCATTAGTAGTAATGGACAACACCACATACGATCAGCATAACGTACCAAAGGCATTATTTGGCCCGGCAGTTAAATTTTTAAAGGAAGGCATGAACGTAATTGTTGCCTTCGAAAGCGACGAGCCTATCATGGGTTCTATCCCGGGTTCGGCCGAGCTGGAAATTACCTACACCGAACCGGCCGTTAAAGGCGATACCTCAAGCGGTGCTTTGAAAAATGCCACCGTTGAAACCGGCGCAGAGATCCGTGTACCGTTATTCATCAACATTGGCGATAAAGTTAAAGTTGATACCGCTACCGGCGCTTACGTTGAGCGTGTGAAAGGTTAG